The nucleotide sequence TAAAAATCGAGAAGTGCCATAAAAAACTGAAAGGAATTTACGGGTATCGAAGAGTTAAAGTCTGGCTTAAGAGAAAATACAAACTGAATATCAACCATAAACGAGTACAAAGGTTGATGAGAGAGATGGGAATTTGTGCGGTGATTCGGAAGAAACGACCTTATTACGGGAAGAAAGAGCCTTATGTCATTTCGGATAATCATCTAAACAGGGAGTTTCACGCGTC is from Bacillus kexueae and encodes:
- a CDS encoding IS3 family transposase, whose amino-acid sequence is METVPTHKKFAIIHEMAGNHISIQELCKIAGVSRSGYYKWVKRQKHPSQKQLEDEQLKIKIEKCHKKLKGIYGYRRVKVWLKRKYKLNINHKRVQRLMREMGICAVIRKKRPYYGKKEPYVISDNHLNREFHAS